The Vicinamibacteria bacterium DNA window GTGAGTCCTCTTGCCCGGGAAATGCGATTCCCCTCGAAGCACGGCGTCGACCGCGGTTAGAAGGTCCGTGGCAATCCGGCTCTTGGCCACCATTCCCTCAGCCCCGGCTTCCATGGCCAACCGGACGACGGAGGGATCGTCGTAAACGGCGAGCAGGATCAACTTCAACCCCGGGCAGCAGCATCGAAGTTGGGCGGTCATACCATGGACGTCCCCTCCGGCGAGCGCCATATCCACGATCGCCAGGCGAGGTTCGAGTCTCTGCGCACTTTCGCACAAGGATCTCATGTCCGCCACCATGATCACGGCGTCGAACGCTGTCTCGAGCAGCGATCGAATTCCCTCCGCGAGGCCGTGGTGGGGGGCCGCGAGGAGCACAGAGGAAGTCTCGGAGGTCACGTGTCGAGGCTATCGGAGACCGCATCCCGACGGAACTCGTAAAACTACGAGGGGAAGACGGAAAGATTACTTGTCTTGTTACCTACCGCCTTCGGCCGCCTCCGCGCCGAGCGCCGCCGCCCGCGCGGTAGCTTCCCGCCGAACTGGTGCTACTGCTCCGATAGGAGCTATAGTCTCGCGTTCTCTGTGAGCCCTCCGCGCGCGTCGAGTAATCGCGCTGGAGTTGGCCGTAGGTCGAAGAATCTACGGACCGAGTCGACGAGCGCGTTGTCGATGGCGTCGCTCGCTCAGACGGCGTGGCCCTCTGAGACGGCGTGGCACGCGGAGGAGGGTCGACGTTGTTCCAGTTTCCGTTGTCGTGCTTTTGCCAGTTGCCGTCTTGCCTGCGATACACGTTTCCGTCGCGGCCGGCATAGACGTTTCCGCCTTCGCCGACGGCCACGGCCCCTCCGCCGGCGCCCCGCCGGCTCGCCATGGCGCCCTCATCCGTCCGCGTTACCCGACTCGTCGTTCCCGTCGCCCGGTTGGTATATCGCGCCGTCTGAGCCCAGTCGTCGCCGCGCTGGACCGAGGTCGAACCCCAGCTTCCGTATACGTTGGATCCCTGCCGCGTCCGTCCATAGGCACCCGTTCTGGGATTCCAGGCCTCGGCGACGCCGCGCGATCCGTAGGGGCCCCAGGCGGAAGCCCCTCGGGCGTACGTACCGGTGCGCGGATTGTAGCGAGCACCGGCGCCGGCTCCGCCGTAAGGACCGTAGGCCCTGACACCCCGGCCGTACCCCCCGGTCCAGGGGTTATACCAGGCGCTGTATCCGTAAGTCGGATATCGGGGGTAGTAGACGGGATAATAACCGCCCCAGCCGATGTACGGAGGGTAGTACCAGCCGCTTCCCCAGACCGCGCACCCCCAGGCGATCATGAGCCCGGTGTAGCCCGCCACGACCGCAAACGTCGCCCACTCGTCGCTATCGTCGTCGTCTTCGACGGTGACGTAGGTGACGTGGTGCTGAGAGGAGC harbors:
- a CDS encoding response regulator; protein product: MLLAAPHHGLAEGIRSLLETAFDAVIMVADMRSLCESAQRLEPRLAIVDMALAGGDVHGMTAQLRCCCPGLKLILLAVYDDPSVVRLAMEAGAEGMVAKSRIATDLLTAVDAVLRGESHFPGKRTH